The genome window CACCACGAAGAGGTTCGACACAGCCGTGAGGCGCTGCGCCCAGAAATGGTCTGTGCCGGGGCCGCCGATGGCAGAGCCGAGGCCGCGAACCTTCTTGAGTTCTGTTCTATAGGTTGTCGAAGGCATCAGCGGGCCCCCCAAAGCGAAAGGGCGTGGCCCCAATGCGAAAGTGCGTAGCCCCAGATAATCGCGGTCAGCGTGATCGAGCCGATCAGCGACGCCCAGGACAGGAACTTGACGGCCTCTTTCGAGAAGCCCCAACCCACATCCCAAACGAAATGCCGGATGCCGCCCAGCATATGGTGCATGACCGACCAGGTGAAGCCGATGAGAATGACGAGACCGAGCGGCGTCGCGAGGTAGGAACTGACCGTGTTGAAGGCCTGTTCACTCGTCGCGGCCGATGCAATCCAGATCGCGAGGATGAGGCTGCCAAAATAATTCGTGATCCCCGTCACGCGATGCATGATCGAAAGGATCATGTTGATCTTGAAACGGTAGATCGACAGATGCGGAGACATCGGTTTCGGCGCCAGCGGCCGTGTGCCCGCGATGGGCTTGGCTTCCGCCATCATGCAATCCTTCTTAACCCTCGATGCAGTTTTTCTTAACGTCCGGGACTATATCCCTCAGGCCGACGGGCAGCAACAAACGGCGGCGTGGTACCGCTTAGGCTTTCGGCGACAAGATCCGGGCGGGACTTCGACCCTAGTCAAGGTTCTGGAACCGGTCTAGGGTTGCCACTTCTTACAGGCTCTGGCGGTGAAATGGAAATCCAATTTGCCGCGCTCGCGCCGCCTCGCCGTCTTGTGATTGCGTACAACCGCAAGCGTAGCAAAGGTTTGCGGGCGGCGCGGCTCCGTCCACGCTTAATGTATACCAGCCATGGCGGCGACGCGTCGCAGCCTATCGCTGGGTTGGACGCTGGTTGCAGACCAGATGCGAACGCCGCCAAGGCAGCGCCCGCCTACCTCAGACTCAGCGCGGCAGCACGGCCCAGTAGTCGAGGTCGAGCAACACGGCTGGATCATACTGCTCGCCAGCTTTGTACGGGAAGCTGGTGCAAGGCTTGTCCTTCGCCGCGATGAGACGCAGCCGCAGCGCGCC of Rhodomicrobium vannielii ATCC 17100 contains these proteins:
- the sdhC gene encoding succinate dehydrogenase, cytochrome b556 subunit, which translates into the protein MMAEAKPIAGTRPLAPKPMSPHLSIYRFKINMILSIMHRVTGITNYFGSLILAIWIASAATSEQAFNTVSSYLATPLGLVILIGFTWSVMHHMLGGIRHFVWDVGWGFSKEAVKFLSWASLIGSITLTAIIWGYALSHWGHALSLWGAR